A single Lynx canadensis isolate LIC74 chromosome D2, mLynCan4.pri.v2, whole genome shotgun sequence DNA region contains:
- the VENTX gene encoding homeobox protein VENTX, protein MQLSPAKPSEDPAPHPHSLSPTAMSPSSTLPSGFKPSSFGSVDWLSRSSHVGPAHTFRPAELSWGSLSAPARVSSSGELPQTVGVEEVKPSEVSAPGTPAAGVRKEADSGRAPRVRTAFTAEQVSTLESAFQHQRYLGPLERRKLAREMRLSEVQIKTWFQNRRMKHKHQLQDSQLSCPFSRTLYTPVAFCPPLSALASSLPPLNPWASPLGPPALGRPPGSFWDLCQVEQASLALTWASCSRQPPVCCLPDPGGLVHTLGPALSRGPWGLCALPQTKDAF, encoded by the exons ATGCAGCTCAGCCCTGCTAAACCCTCGGAAGACCCTGCGCCTCACCCCCACAGTCTGTCCCCTACAGCCATGTCTCCTTCCTCTACCCTGCCCAGTGGCTTCAAgccgtccagctttggctcagtgGACTGGCTTTCCCGGAGCAGCCACGTGGGGCCGGCACACACCTTCAGGCCCGCTGAACTCTCCTGGGGGAGCCTGTCTGCTCCAGCCAGGGTGTCCAGCAGCGGGGAGCTCCCCCAGACCGTGGGCGTGGAGGAGGTGAAGCCCTCGGAAGTGTCTGCGCCAGGGACACCTGCAGCTG GGGTGAGGAAGGAGGCCGACAGCGGGCGGGCGCCCCGGGTCCGCACGGCCTTCACGGCGGAGCAGGTCAGCACCCTGGAGAGCGCCTTCCAGCACCAACGCTACCTGGGCCCCCTGGAGCGCCGGAAGCTGGCCCGGGAGATGCGGCTCTCTGAAGTGCAG ATAAAAACCTGGTTTCAGAACCGCCGCATGAAGCACAAGCATCAGCTCCAGGACTCTCAGCTGAGCTGCCCTTTCTCCAGAACGCTCTATACGCCAGTGGCTTTCTGCCCACCACTCTCTGCCCTGGCCAGTAGCTTACCGCCACTGAACCCTTGGGCTTCCCCGCTTGGGCCTCCGGCTCTGGGACGGCCCCCTGGCTCCTTCTGGGACCTCTGCCAAGTGGAACAAGCCTCCCTGGCCTTGACGTGGGCCTCGTGCAGCAGACAGCCTCCAGTGTGCTGCCTCCCAGACCCTGGGGGCCTGGTGCACACACTGGGCCCAGCTTTGTCCAGGGGTCCGTGGGGCCTGTGTGCCTTGCCCCAGACCAAGGATGCCTTCTGA